One region of Zingiber officinale cultivar Zhangliang chromosome 7B, Zo_v1.1, whole genome shotgun sequence genomic DNA includes:
- the LOC122003469 gene encoding dof zinc finger protein DOF5.1-like isoform X1, whose protein sequence is MVFPSVPLYLDPPNWNQQQARRQGSSGVVSQLPPAGMAAAQRTETGMAAGSIRPGSMADQARLAKIPQPEPGLKCPRCDSTNTKFCYFNNYSLSQPRHFCKTCRRYWTRGGALRSVPVGGGCRRNKRSKPSAASSSKTSSAAAASSSGAITPPHFVFHSQLPFMESSLHPLPPDFNFGTTSFSGMQPPVDAADYHLAGGIGAGVVGLESLRLQQMQQFPLFGGGNILDHHLPPPPPPLPLQSISGQYPYGGEGSGFSGGLFPGQATMSKHSNSELISQLASVKMEDSQHPHNFPRNYLGVSRDDQFWNGGGDVGGSGGAAGGWDIPGFNSSSG, encoded by the exons ATGGTTTTTCCATCCGTTCCTCTCTATCTTGATCCACCGAACTGGAACCAG CAGCAAGCTCGTCGGCAAGGAAGCAGCGGTGTGGTTTCTCAGCTTCCGCCTGCGGGAATGGCGGCGGCGCAGCGGACGGAGACGGGGATGGCGGCCGGGTCGATCCGGCCGGGGTCTATGGCGGACCAGGCGCGGCTCGCCAAGATCCCGCAGCCGGAGCCGGGGCTCAAGTGCCCGCGCTGCGACTCCACCAACACCAAGTTCTGCTACTTCAACAACTACTCGCTCTCCCAGCCGCGCCACTTCTGCAAGACCTGCCGCCGCTACTGGACCCGCGGCGGCGCGCTCCGCAGCGTCCCCGTCGGAGGAGGGTGCCGCCGCAACAAGCGCAGCAAGCCCTCCGCGGCCAGCTCCTCCAAGacctcctccgccgccgccgcctcctcctccggTGCAATCACGCCGCCCCATTTCGTCTTCCACTCGCAGTTACCCTTCATGGAGTCCTCGTTGCATCCGCTGCCGCCGGACTTCAACTTCGGGACGACGAGCTTCTCCGGCATGCAACCCCCCGTCGACGCCGCCGACTACCACCTCGCTGGCGGCATTGGCGCCGGAGTCGTGGGGCTCGAGAGCTTAAGGCTTCAGCAAATGCAACAGTTTCCTTTATTCGGAGGTGGGAATATACTAGACCACCACctacctccgccgccgccgccgctgccaCTTCAGTCGATTTCCGGGCAATACCCTTACGGCGGGGAAGGGAGTGGATTCTCCGGCGGATTATTCCCTGGGCAAGCTACAATGTCGAAGCACTCCAATTCCGAGCTCATCTCTCAGCTTGCTTCTGTAAAAATGGAAGACAGCCAACACCCGCATAACTTTCCGAGAAACTATCTCGGAGTTTCGCGCGACGACCAATTCTGGAACGGCGGCGGCGATGTCGGAGGCAGTGGCGGCGCCGCCGGTGGCTGGGATATCCCGGGATTCAACTCGTCATCAgggtaa
- the LOC122003469 gene encoding dof zinc finger protein DOF5.1-like isoform X2, with protein MVFPSVPLYLDPPNWNQQARRQGSSGVVSQLPPAGMAAAQRTETGMAAGSIRPGSMADQARLAKIPQPEPGLKCPRCDSTNTKFCYFNNYSLSQPRHFCKTCRRYWTRGGALRSVPVGGGCRRNKRSKPSAASSSKTSSAAAASSSGAITPPHFVFHSQLPFMESSLHPLPPDFNFGTTSFSGMQPPVDAADYHLAGGIGAGVVGLESLRLQQMQQFPLFGGGNILDHHLPPPPPPLPLQSISGQYPYGGEGSGFSGGLFPGQATMSKHSNSELISQLASVKMEDSQHPHNFPRNYLGVSRDDQFWNGGGDVGGSGGAAGGWDIPGFNSSSG; from the exons ATGGTTTTTCCATCCGTTCCTCTCTATCTTGATCCACCGAACTGGAACCAG CAAGCTCGTCGGCAAGGAAGCAGCGGTGTGGTTTCTCAGCTTCCGCCTGCGGGAATGGCGGCGGCGCAGCGGACGGAGACGGGGATGGCGGCCGGGTCGATCCGGCCGGGGTCTATGGCGGACCAGGCGCGGCTCGCCAAGATCCCGCAGCCGGAGCCGGGGCTCAAGTGCCCGCGCTGCGACTCCACCAACACCAAGTTCTGCTACTTCAACAACTACTCGCTCTCCCAGCCGCGCCACTTCTGCAAGACCTGCCGCCGCTACTGGACCCGCGGCGGCGCGCTCCGCAGCGTCCCCGTCGGAGGAGGGTGCCGCCGCAACAAGCGCAGCAAGCCCTCCGCGGCCAGCTCCTCCAAGacctcctccgccgccgccgcctcctcctccggTGCAATCACGCCGCCCCATTTCGTCTTCCACTCGCAGTTACCCTTCATGGAGTCCTCGTTGCATCCGCTGCCGCCGGACTTCAACTTCGGGACGACGAGCTTCTCCGGCATGCAACCCCCCGTCGACGCCGCCGACTACCACCTCGCTGGCGGCATTGGCGCCGGAGTCGTGGGGCTCGAGAGCTTAAGGCTTCAGCAAATGCAACAGTTTCCTTTATTCGGAGGTGGGAATATACTAGACCACCACctacctccgccgccgccgccgctgccaCTTCAGTCGATTTCCGGGCAATACCCTTACGGCGGGGAAGGGAGTGGATTCTCCGGCGGATTATTCCCTGGGCAAGCTACAATGTCGAAGCACTCCAATTCCGAGCTCATCTCTCAGCTTGCTTCTGTAAAAATGGAAGACAGCCAACACCCGCATAACTTTCCGAGAAACTATCTCGGAGTTTCGCGCGACGACCAATTCTGGAACGGCGGCGGCGATGTCGGAGGCAGTGGCGGCGCCGCCGGTGGCTGGGATATCCCGGGATTCAACTCGTCATCAgggtaa